One stretch of Anaerolineales bacterium DNA includes these proteins:
- a CDS encoding peptidase C69 — protein MMRALDLARRRGAQYADVRLVNDRSESVSVKDGLVEELASSESEGLGVRVLVNGAWGFASSRNLDGAEIDQITAQALEIAQASSLVGGEKVSLGPEVTSQGTYQTPYKIDPFSVPLDEKLALLLKADAEMGRVQGIRTRRSHATMLKVHKQFANTEGAFTDQTLLETGGGIAATAVGGSEIQVRSYPNAFARQQVTGGWEQLLRWDLPGNAERIASEAVALLTADPCPSNITTSLILGGSQLALQIHESCGHPTELDRVYGSEAAYAGTSFLTTEKLGNFKYGSPVVNLTADSIRPLGLGTFGWDDEGVPAQSSPLVKEGLFVGYLMSRETATQLGRTSNACMRASGWNRIPIIRMVNVSLEPGTWKFNDLIADTEDGIYMESNRSWSIDDKRYNFQFGTEIGYEIKHGKMGRLLRNCTYTGITPEFWNSCDAVCNSDHWVMWGTPNCGKGQPAQVAHTGHGAAPARFRNVKVGVLK, from the coding sequence ATGATGCGTGCCCTCGACCTGGCTCGCAGGCGGGGAGCACAATATGCCGATGTACGCCTGGTAAATGACCGTTCAGAAAGTGTCTCGGTGAAGGACGGGCTCGTGGAGGAATTGGCTTCTAGCGAGAGTGAAGGCCTGGGAGTGAGGGTGTTGGTGAATGGCGCCTGGGGCTTTGCTTCGAGCCGTAACCTGGATGGTGCAGAAATCGACCAGATCACCGCTCAGGCACTAGAAATCGCCCAGGCTTCATCCCTGGTGGGTGGTGAAAAGGTAAGCCTTGGACCGGAAGTGACCAGCCAGGGGACTTACCAGACGCCTTATAAAATTGACCCGTTTAGTGTGCCATTGGATGAGAAACTTGCCTTGCTCCTCAAGGCTGATGCTGAGATGGGCCGTGTGCAGGGGATACGCACGCGCCGGTCGCATGCCACCATGCTCAAGGTGCACAAGCAATTTGCCAACACTGAAGGGGCTTTCACCGATCAGACCCTCCTGGAAACCGGGGGTGGTATCGCCGCGACTGCCGTGGGAGGCAGCGAGATCCAGGTGCGGTCGTATCCCAATGCTTTCGCCCGCCAGCAGGTGACTGGCGGCTGGGAGCAGCTGTTGCGCTGGGACTTGCCTGGAAATGCAGAACGGATTGCCAGCGAGGCGGTGGCGTTGCTGACCGCTGACCCCTGCCCATCCAATATCACCACGTCACTGATCCTGGGTGGTTCGCAATTAGCCTTGCAGATTCATGAATCATGTGGCCATCCCACCGAGCTGGACCGGGTGTACGGAAGCGAAGCAGCTTATGCAGGCACGTCCTTCCTGACCACCGAGAAGTTGGGTAATTTTAAATACGGTTCGCCGGTGGTCAACCTGACTGCCGACAGCATACGCCCACTCGGTTTGGGTACTTTTGGCTGGGATGACGAAGGTGTGCCTGCCCAATCGTCTCCTCTGGTGAAGGAAGGTTTGTTTGTTGGCTATCTGATGTCGCGCGAGACTGCCACGCAGCTGGGGCGGACCTCCAACGCATGTATGCGTGCCTCGGGATGGAACCGCATCCCGATCATCCGCATGGTCAACGTCAGCCTCGAGCCGGGCACCTGGAAGTTCAATGACCTGATTGCCGACACCGAGGATGGGATTTACATGGAGTCAAACCGCTCATGGTCTATTGACGACAAGCGTTACAACTTCCAGTTCGGTACAGAGATCGGTTATGAGATCAAGCATGGGAAAATGGGCCGGCTGCTGCGTAACTGCACCTACACTGGGATCACCCCAGAGTTCTGGAATAGCTGCGATGCAGTGTGTAACTCAGACCATTGGGTAATGTGGGGCACCCCTAACTGTGGGAAAGGCCAGCCAGCTCAGGTTGCCCATACCGGGCATGGAGCAGCACCGGCACGCTTCCGTAATGTGAAGGTTGGGGTATTGAAATAA
- a CDS encoding GNAT family N-acetyltransferase, which translates to MPNDLLHGELVRLTSENPDVMASHFAHWNQDTGFLRLLDTEPPRNFSAKKWQEWLEKDLERPLVDGCMYAIRTLKGDDLIGFIGLFELFLHHGDAHVAIALGERHAWNQGYGTDAMRIMLRYAFNELNLRRVSLGVFEYNTRAISSYEKAGFVYEGCKREYIHRDGKRWDFLFMGIFREEWLAKGILTS; encoded by the coding sequence ATGCCTAACGATCTGTTGCATGGTGAGTTGGTGCGCCTGACATCTGAGAATCCGGATGTGATGGCGAGCCATTTTGCCCATTGGAACCAGGATACCGGATTTCTGCGCTTGCTGGATACCGAGCCACCCAGGAACTTCTCTGCCAAGAAATGGCAGGAGTGGCTTGAAAAAGACCTGGAACGTCCTTTGGTGGACGGCTGCATGTATGCCATCCGAACCCTGAAAGGTGATGATCTGATCGGTTTCATTGGCCTTTTTGAGCTTTTCCTCCATCACGGTGATGCCCATGTAGCCATCGCCCTGGGAGAGCGCCACGCCTGGAATCAGGGCTATGGGACAGATGCCATGCGCATCATGTTACGCTATGCCTTCAACGAGTTAAACCTTCGCAGGGTAAGCCTGGGTGTCTTCGAATACAACACCCGTGCCATAAGCTCTTATGAAAAAGCCGGGTTTGTATATGAAGGGTGCAAGCGTGAATACATCCACCGGGATGGAAAACGCTGGGACTTCTTGTTTATGGGCATTTTTCGAGAAGAATGGCTGGCAAAGGGTATCCTGACCAGCTAA
- a CDS encoding GNAT family N-acetyltransferase: MDTDMLRGRLVKITAQDPKEEAEAVAHWNTDSEWWRLLASEPTNLFSAKKISDWIQKDQEKEPIPGYFFSICTLEDDRFIGFVGLDGDIYAHGEAFVGIGIGEREYWSKGYGTDAMQVILRYGFRELNLRRVALTTFEYNPRAVRSYEKAGFIHEGRAREFLWREGRRWDLIFMGILREEWFALNTA; the protein is encoded by the coding sequence ATGGATACGGACATGCTTCGTGGTAGATTGGTGAAAATAACTGCTCAGGATCCGAAAGAGGAAGCTGAGGCTGTAGCTCATTGGAACACTGATTCAGAATGGTGGCGCTTGTTAGCTTCTGAACCGACGAACCTGTTCTCAGCCAAAAAGATCTCTGACTGGATCCAGAAGGACCAGGAGAAAGAACCCATTCCTGGTTATTTCTTCTCCATCTGCACCCTGGAAGATGATCGTTTCATCGGTTTTGTTGGCCTGGATGGCGATATATATGCTCACGGTGAAGCTTTTGTAGGTATCGGCATTGGAGAGCGTGAGTACTGGAGTAAGGGTTATGGCACGGATGCCATGCAGGTGATATTAAGGTATGGCTTCCGTGAGCTTAACTTGAGAAGGGTGGCCCTTACCACCTTCGAATATAACCCTCGCGCTGTCCGTTCTTACGAGAAAGCCGGGTTTATTCACGAAGGACGAGCTCGGGAATTCTTGTGGCGGGAAGGACGTCGTTGGGATTTGATTTTTATGGGTATCCTGCGCGAAGAATGGTTTGCACTGAATACCGCCTAG
- a CDS encoding GNAT family N-acetyltransferase: MSIDRQLFEGKLIRLAPIDHEHDPEVEARWTHDLTLSRALSRKPAMPQSVAQIKKKYEAIEKEVEEAKNLFHFTIRSKEDGRLLGYIRIEWIEWNHGTGNLKIAIGDAAERGKGYGSEALQQMLYMAFNELNLYRLSAVVVEDNPGALRFFKKHGFVDEVRRRKAITRDGQTWDVIHLGLLQQEWSAAVKESVDNA, translated from the coding sequence ATGAGCATCGACAGACAACTTTTTGAAGGTAAATTGATCCGCCTGGCACCCATTGACCATGAACATGACCCGGAAGTGGAAGCACGCTGGACGCACGACCTGACGCTTTCCAGGGCTCTGAGCCGCAAGCCTGCCATGCCTCAATCGGTGGCGCAGATAAAAAAGAAATATGAGGCCATCGAGAAAGAGGTGGAGGAAGCCAAGAATCTCTTCCATTTCACCATCCGTAGCAAGGAGGATGGCAGGCTGCTGGGCTATATCCGCATTGAGTGGATCGAGTGGAACCATGGCACGGGTAACCTCAAGATCGCCATTGGTGATGCAGCTGAGCGAGGTAAAGGCTACGGAAGTGAAGCTCTACAGCAAATGCTCTACATGGCCTTCAATGAGCTGAATCTCTACCGCCTGTCGGCTGTGGTGGTCGAAGACAATCCAGGTGCTCTGAGGTTCTTCAAGAAACACGGCTTCGTGGATGAGGTCCGCCGGCGTAAAGCCATCACGCGCGATGGCCAGACGTGGGATGTGATTCATCTCGGGTTACTGCAGCAGGAATGGTCGGCTGCAGTGAAAGAGAGTGTAGACAATGCCTAA
- a CDS encoding sulfite oxidase-like oxidoreductase: protein MFNGIFKRKELEDQTKKEGRLPPGQSLTVKFPVLHYGPVPMFNPATWDFRIWGEVEEEKSWTWDEFNQLPRTTLTMDIHCVTRWSKLDTTWKGVSVRNLVDQGLIRLKPSAKFVLQHAEHGFTVNLPLEVVLAENFLLATHFNGQPLTAEHGAPLRGVVGYVPGRVDLKTPYFWKGAKWLRSLEFMPRDRPGFWEQAGYHNEADIWKEQRFG from the coding sequence ATGTTTAACGGTATATTCAAGCGTAAAGAATTAGAAGACCAGACTAAAAAAGAAGGACGCCTGCCTCCAGGCCAGTCATTAACAGTAAAATTCCCGGTGCTGCATTATGGACCGGTGCCAATGTTTAACCCTGCCACCTGGGATTTTCGCATCTGGGGTGAAGTTGAGGAAGAAAAAAGCTGGACCTGGGATGAATTTAATCAGCTGCCCCGCACTACCCTGACTATGGATATCCACTGCGTCACCCGCTGGAGCAAGCTGGATACCACCTGGAAAGGTGTTTCGGTACGCAATCTCGTGGACCAGGGATTGATCAGGTTGAAACCGAGTGCCAAATTCGTACTGCAGCATGCTGAACACGGCTTCACGGTGAACCTGCCCCTCGAAGTGGTATTGGCAGAGAACTTCTTGCTGGCAACCCATTTTAATGGTCAACCGCTGACCGCAGAACACGGTGCACCCTTGCGTGGGGTGGTGGGATACGTTCCTGGCCGGGTTGACCTGAAGACGCCATATTTTTGGAAGGGGGCAAAATGGCTGCGGAGTCTTGAGTTCATGCCACGCGACCGGCCTGGGTTTTGGGAACAGGCTGGCTATCATAATGAAGCGGATATCTGGAAAGAACAACGATTTGGTTAA
- a CDS encoding ABC transporter, translating to MSTIVNEFRATYAFMERNANLVKRYWSWELVWIVYSIANSLSVSFIGLGMEKIGGTSVTDGRYLVLYLVVGTLVWRYLSLIFYWITDVIGMERWEGTIEYTLMAPIRRITHMAGQTLWAVIYSMFSTGIILAVTVALFKIDLSHANLAGATVMLLAGSLSFIGVGVMGSVLPLLFPERGSQMTHVIIAVLLLVSGVYYPVEVLPSSLQKLAVYSPATYVLDGTRKALLEGTPTMQLWQYIWPTLLMGVIAIPVGLWVFGLAERYAKRAGKLHRNG from the coding sequence ATGAGTACGATTGTTAATGAATTTAGAGCAACTTACGCGTTCATGGAACGCAATGCCAACCTGGTGAAGCGCTACTGGTCATGGGAGCTGGTATGGATCGTCTATTCCATTGCTAACAGCCTGTCGGTGAGCTTCATTGGGCTGGGCATGGAGAAGATCGGTGGCACCTCCGTAACAGATGGACGCTACCTGGTGCTGTACCTGGTAGTGGGCACATTGGTATGGCGTTACCTGTCACTGATCTTTTACTGGATCACCGATGTGATTGGGATGGAACGTTGGGAAGGCACCATCGAATATACCCTGATGGCTCCTATCCGGCGTATCACCCATATGGCAGGGCAAACGTTGTGGGCAGTGATTTATAGCATGTTCTCGACCGGGATTATCCTGGCTGTGACTGTGGCCTTGTTCAAGATCGACCTGAGCCATGCCAACCTGGCAGGCGCCACCGTGATGTTGCTGGCAGGCAGCCTGTCATTCATCGGTGTGGGCGTGATGGGTAGCGTGCTGCCGTTGCTCTTTCCTGAGCGCGGCTCACAGATGACGCACGTGATCATTGCCGTACTCCTGCTGGTATCAGGGGTGTACTACCCGGTGGAAGTCCTCCCGAGTTCTCTGCAGAAACTGGCAGTATACAGCCCGGCAACCTATGTGTTGGACGGCACGCGCAAAGCATTGCTGGAAGGCACTCCCACTATGCAACTGTGGCAATATATCTGGCCAACCTTGTTGATGGGTGTCATAGCCATCCCCGTCGGCCTGTGGGTCTTTGGCCTGGCGGAGCGTTATGCCAAGCGGGCAGGGAAGCTGCACCGCAATGGATAA
- the rnz gene encoding ribonuclease Z → MFEIVFLGTSASAPSVHRGLSSQVVIHDEFRFLIDCGEGTQRQILQSGLGFKRLNRVLITHGHLDHILGLAGLLSTFMRWETIDKLEIYGGQWALDRIHDLIYGIVLRGTKPPMDLQLVQISSGLIFDEDDFTVKAFPVWHRGPDCFGYLFEEKTRRPFLPEKADELAIPPGPWRRDLVNGESVTLPDGRTIQPEQVLGPERPGTRIAHVGDVGRVDELVNAVREVDALIIEATYLEEEAELADQFAHLTASKAAHLARDSGVKQLILTHISRRYRERDVLAEAQSIFPNTSVARDFDAFQVRRGECLKTNTIQESRDS, encoded by the coding sequence TTGTTCGAAATCGTCTTCCTTGGCACATCTGCTTCCGCTCCCTCCGTGCACCGCGGCCTATCCAGCCAGGTGGTGATTCATGATGAATTCCGCTTCCTCATCGATTGTGGAGAGGGTACGCAACGGCAAATCCTGCAGTCTGGGCTTGGATTTAAGCGCCTGAACCGTGTGCTGATCACCCACGGTCACCTCGATCACATCCTGGGGCTGGCGGGATTGCTTTCCACATTCATGCGCTGGGAGACGATTGACAAATTGGAGATCTATGGCGGCCAATGGGCCCTCGATCGCATCCATGACCTGATCTACGGGATCGTCCTGCGAGGTACCAAACCTCCCATGGACCTGCAGCTTGTGCAGATCAGCAGCGGGCTGATCTTCGACGAAGACGACTTCACCGTGAAGGCGTTCCCCGTCTGGCACCGGGGTCCGGATTGCTTTGGCTATCTTTTCGAGGAGAAGACCCGCCGCCCGTTCCTGCCCGAGAAGGCTGACGAGCTGGCCATCCCTCCTGGGCCTTGGCGCCGTGACCTGGTTAATGGCGAGTCGGTCACGCTTCCAGATGGCCGGACGATCCAACCCGAACAGGTGCTCGGCCCAGAACGACCGGGCACGCGTATTGCTCATGTGGGCGATGTGGGCCGGGTTGACGAGCTGGTGAATGCCGTCAGGGAAGTGGACGCCTTAATCATCGAAGCCACCTATCTTGAGGAGGAAGCAGAGCTGGCTGATCAATTCGCCCACCTCACTGCCAGCAAGGCTGCCCATCTGGCCAGAGATTCCGGAGTCAAACAACTCATCCTAACCCACATCTCGCGCCGTTATCGCGAGCGTGACGTGCTGGCAGAAGCCCAGTCGATCTTCCCCAATACCAGCGTCGCCAGGGATTTCGACGCGTTCCAGGTGAGGCGCGGCGAATGCTTGAAAACGAACACTATCCAGGAAAGCAGAGACAGCTAA
- a CDS encoding glucose dehydrogenase, whose protein sequence is MSRLARLICAVLAFLLVGCAQAPKTPVPTNTPTPGRFIRVPTPTLSASRTPRPTITPTISVSSTLTVTLPIPTSTPVTVVELPDPSGYSWQVVVDGLDNPEGLVNAGDGLGRLFIVEQTGLIRIFIDGKLLPVPFLDLTQKVNCCGEKGLLGLTFHPKFAENGYFYVDYTEKVGSTIYTVVARYNVSADSPDQADPGSEIRILHIEQPFQNHKGGQLQFGPDGYLYVGMGDGGSEGDPLLNGQSLQTLLGKILRIDVDHGEPYAVPSDNPFVDGGGLWEIWAYGLRNPWRFSFDKLTGDLYIADVGQDAWEEIDYLPAGSPSGANFGWSYFEGSHPYRGSPPAGAEFVIPVAEYSHDQGNAVIGGYVYRGNDLPAWQGVYLYGDYGSGRVWGLLHLPDGTWLNNQLFDTGRNISSFGVDENGEIYLVDDSGSILMLK, encoded by the coding sequence ATGAGCCGCCTCGCCAGATTAATTTGTGCCGTTTTAGCGTTCCTCCTGGTTGGATGTGCCCAAGCGCCTAAGACACCCGTCCCCACCAATACACCCACACCTGGTCGGTTCATTCGCGTACCCACTCCGACACTTTCAGCCTCGCGGACACCTCGTCCGACCATCACCCCCACGATATCGGTATCTTCAACCCTTACCGTCACGCTGCCCATACCCACCTCTACGCCGGTCACCGTAGTCGAGCTGCCTGATCCATCTGGGTATTCCTGGCAGGTGGTGGTGGATGGTCTGGATAACCCTGAAGGCCTGGTCAATGCTGGCGATGGCTTGGGTCGATTATTCATTGTTGAACAAACCGGTTTGATCCGCATATTCATAGATGGGAAGCTTTTACCTGTCCCGTTCCTGGATCTGACCCAAAAGGTAAACTGTTGTGGCGAAAAGGGCCTGCTCGGATTAACTTTTCATCCGAAATTCGCCGAGAATGGCTACTTCTACGTTGACTATACCGAGAAGGTGGGTAGCACAATTTATACCGTTGTTGCCCGCTATAACGTTTCGGCAGACAGCCCTGACCAGGCTGACCCGGGTAGCGAGATACGCATCCTGCACATCGAACAACCTTTCCAAAACCATAAAGGCGGGCAGCTGCAGTTCGGCCCGGATGGATACCTGTACGTTGGAATGGGCGATGGCGGTTCAGAGGGTGACCCGCTTTTAAATGGCCAATCCTTACAAACTCTGCTGGGAAAAATCCTGCGTATCGATGTTGATCACGGCGAGCCATATGCAGTCCCATCGGATAATCCTTTCGTTGATGGTGGCGGCTTATGGGAGATTTGGGCCTACGGGTTGCGTAACCCCTGGCGGTTTTCCTTTGACAAGCTAACTGGTGACCTGTATATTGCAGACGTCGGGCAGGACGCCTGGGAGGAGATCGACTACCTGCCGGCCGGCAGCCCGAGTGGAGCGAATTTTGGTTGGAGCTATTTTGAAGGCTCGCACCCTTACCGAGGCTCGCCGCCTGCCGGGGCGGAATTCGTCATACCGGTTGCTGAATACAGCCATGACCAGGGTAATGCCGTGATCGGTGGTTATGTGTACCGGGGGAACGACCTTCCTGCGTGGCAGGGTGTGTACCTGTATGGCGATTATGGCTCCGGTAGGGTATGGGGCTTGCTTCACCTGCCGGATGGCACCTGGCTGAACAACCAGCTATTTGATACCGGCAGGAATATCTCTTCCTTCGGAGTCGATGAAAACGGGGAAATCTACCTGGTGGATGACAGTGGCAGCATCTTAATGCTGAAATGA
- a CDS encoding ABC transporter: MYEAIQVKDAYKKFGKVSHPVWKRNSSQAEAGKTLKVALDHVSFSVHEAEIFGVLGPNGSGKSTLIRLIATLLLPDAGSITVFGHDVVSQSMQVQRIINRVSVEASFFKKLSPMENLLYGARLYGMEGGETRRRVLEILTRLGLDRRTIVSPMEEMSRGMQQKVAIARALLSTPKLLLLDEPTTGLDPRSKREVQAVIRELNEQHGTTILLTTHDMSEAEALCQRIAIVDDGKIVALDTPEALKRMIPRNGHEPTLEDVFLELTGNKLVSDEDEE, translated from the coding sequence ATGTACGAGGCGATACAGGTAAAGGATGCATACAAAAAGTTCGGTAAAGTCAGCCACCCGGTGTGGAAGCGCAATAGCTCCCAGGCAGAGGCTGGCAAGACGCTCAAGGTGGCGCTGGATCATGTCTCCTTCTCGGTACATGAGGCTGAGATCTTCGGCGTGCTGGGACCGAACGGTTCGGGTAAATCCACGTTGATCCGCCTGATCGCCACGCTGCTGCTGCCTGACGCAGGCTCAATCACGGTCTTCGGGCACGACGTGGTGAGCCAATCAATGCAGGTCCAGCGGATCATCAACCGTGTTTCGGTGGAAGCCAGCTTCTTCAAGAAGCTCTCACCCATGGAGAACCTGTTATACGGGGCACGCCTGTATGGGATGGAAGGCGGGGAGACACGTCGCAGAGTGCTGGAGATCCTCACCCGCCTGGGCCTGGATAGACGCACGATCGTGTCACCGATGGAGGAGATGTCGCGTGGCATGCAGCAGAAGGTGGCAATTGCCCGTGCGTTGCTTTCCACACCGAAGCTCCTGCTGCTGGATGAGCCGACCACCGGGCTTGACCCCCGCTCCAAGCGCGAGGTGCAGGCGGTGATCCGGGAGCTGAACGAGCAGCACGGCACGACGATTTTGCTCACCACGCATGACATGAGCGAAGCTGAAGCACTCTGCCAGCGCATCGCCATCGTGGATGACGGCAAGATTGTGGCACTGGACACACCTGAAGCACTCAAGCGGATGATCCCGCGCAATGGGCACGAGCCGACGCTGGAGGATGTGTTCCTGGAGCTGACCGGGAACAAGCTGGTGAGTGACGAAGATGAGGAGTAG
- a CDS encoding metal-dependent hydrolase, giving the protein MSTKITWFGHSTLGLEVGGYKLLVDPYFTDNPAVSISAQDAIADFILITHGHFDHVGDAVAIAKRTGAMVVSNFEIAEWVAKQGVQNTHGQHIGGGHSFPFGYLKLTPALHGSGLPDGTNGGNPAGFLITPEDGQKIYITGDTGLFSDMKLIGQEGIAVALLPIGDNYTMGPDDAYKAVELIMPKHVIPVHYNTWELIAQDAIKWAECVSRLGVKVHVLKPGESLAL; this is encoded by the coding sequence ATGAGCACGAAAATCACCTGGTTCGGTCATTCGACCTTAGGATTGGAGGTGGGGGGCTACAAGCTGCTCGTCGATCCCTACTTCACCGATAACCCTGCCGTGTCCATCTCTGCCCAGGATGCTATCGCCGACTTCATCCTCATCACCCATGGGCATTTTGATCACGTAGGAGATGCGGTGGCAATTGCTAAACGCACCGGGGCGATGGTGGTGAGCAACTTCGAGATTGCCGAATGGGTAGCGAAACAGGGCGTGCAAAACACCCATGGGCAGCATATTGGCGGCGGGCACAGCTTTCCGTTTGGCTATCTCAAGCTCACCCCCGCATTACATGGCTCTGGCTTGCCAGACGGCACGAATGGTGGGAACCCTGCCGGTTTCTTGATCACACCTGAAGATGGTCAGAAGATCTACATCACGGGTGACACGGGTTTATTCAGCGATATGAAGCTGATCGGCCAGGAGGGCATTGCTGTCGCATTGCTCCCCATCGGCGATAACTACACCATGGGACCGGATGATGCTTATAAGGCTGTTGAACTGATCATGCCGAAACATGTCATCCCTGTCCACTATAATACCTGGGAACTCATCGCCCAGGACGCGATAAAATGGGCCGAGTGTGTTAGCCGGCTGGGCGTGAAGGTTCACGTGCTGAAGCCCGGCGAAAGCCTGGCATTATAA
- a CDS encoding alkaline phosphatase: MKPKDLTATPGKHGSFLLQLMACLPVCLLMILLQACGLTGGVTTLPSTQVNPIAIEVVPGSPTPTLPVEFLTMPATLAPTLTPKAAATAQVITATPEPTTTYVSPVVFAVIGDYGTGHRDEGKVADLVLGWQPDFIITVGDNNYPDGAADTLDQNVGQFFHAYIYPYTGSYGAGADVNRFFPTMGNHDWYTDNARPYFDYFTLPGNERYYDFICGPVHLFALNNYELEPDGVGATSTQAEWLKASLAASTSPWNIVYMHYPPYSSGMHGSTDWARWPYKEWGADAVLSGHDHTYERLEQDGLPYIVNGLGSGGRYDFEEVLDGSQVRYNSEYGAMKITAASTSLAFEFLTTTNKLVDQKVIFK; the protein is encoded by the coding sequence ATGAAGCCCAAAGACCTGACAGCAACACCAGGTAAGCACGGATCATTTTTGCTACAATTGATGGCCTGCCTGCCAGTCTGCCTGCTAATGATCCTCTTGCAAGCATGCGGGTTGACTGGGGGTGTGACAACCTTACCTTCAACCCAGGTTAATCCGATAGCCATCGAGGTTGTGCCTGGCTCGCCAACGCCTACCCTGCCTGTGGAATTCCTAACCATGCCGGCGACGCTAGCGCCGACCCTCACCCCAAAAGCCGCAGCCACAGCACAAGTCATCACCGCTACCCCCGAACCTACAACTACTTATGTTTCTCCAGTGGTATTTGCTGTGATTGGAGATTACGGTACAGGGCATCGGGATGAGGGCAAAGTAGCTGACCTGGTCTTGGGCTGGCAGCCCGACTTCATCATCACGGTAGGGGATAATAATTATCCAGATGGCGCGGCAGACACGCTCGATCAAAACGTCGGGCAGTTCTTCCATGCTTACATCTACCCGTATACTGGCAGCTATGGTGCGGGGGCCGATGTGAACCGCTTCTTCCCGACCATGGGGAATCACGATTGGTACACCGATAATGCCCGGCCATATTTTGACTACTTCACCTTACCTGGGAACGAACGCTATTATGACTTTATCTGCGGGCCTGTCCACCTGTTCGCGCTCAATAACTACGAGCTCGAACCAGACGGGGTAGGTGCTACCTCTACGCAAGCAGAGTGGCTGAAAGCTAGCCTGGCTGCATCTACTTCACCATGGAATATCGTTTACATGCACTACCCGCCTTATTCGTCGGGAATGCACGGCTCAACGGATTGGGCACGCTGGCCCTATAAAGAATGGGGTGCAGACGCGGTATTGTCAGGTCATGACCACACCTATGAACGTCTGGAGCAGGACGGCCTGCCATATATTGTGAATGGATTGGGCAGCGGTGGCAGGTATGATTTCGAAGAGGTCCTGGATGGTAGCCAGGTGAGGTATAACTCTGAGTATGGGGCAATGAAGATAACAGCGGCAAGCACAAGTCTCGCGTTTGAATTTCTTACAACCACGAACAAATTAGTCGACCAAAAAGTTATTTTCAAATGA